Genomic DNA from Marinobacter sp. LV10MA510-1:
CAGCGCGCTGAGACCGGGCAGCAAATGAAATGACTGGAAAATAATGCCAAGGTGCTTGCTGCGCCAGTCGGCCAATGCATTTGAATCCATGTCACCAAGGCGCTGGCTGCCAATCAGAATCTCGCCCTTGTCTGGGCGCTCAAGACCAGAAAGCAGCAGAAGCAGGGAGGTTTTCCCGCTTCCGGATGGGCCAGTAATCGCCAGTGTTTCGCCGGGTGGAACCTTGAGTGATGCGTTATTGAGCACTGAGACAGCACCTGATTCTGTTGGATAGGTAAGGTAAATGCCGCTCATTTCGACGCTGGTGGACACTGAGGCTCCTTGTTTTGTGATTAGTGCGAATCTGATCTTTTCGTTATGTTACTCTATAACACTATGAAACCTGACAAACGTGAACTTAAACAAATAGAACGCCAGTTTGTCGTGGCGCTCACCGAAGCCTGCGAAGCTGCAAAAACTGAAGTACCCGGTTTTTGCCGGCTGACACACGATAACGGCGCAAATCAGTTTCCGGCGGGCCTTCGCGTGACCTGGATTTTTGATACCCGGGCCAACCTTGAGCAAGCGCTTGTTGATGGCTTTAAACAGCATGCGCGTGCACAGACCTTGGCCGCGCTTGAACAAACCGGCCTGGACCCAGGCCTCATTTCCAATTGCCTGCAGTTCGACAGCGAGGAAGCCTGCACGAACTCCCAGAAGGGTAACTGGTTAGCGCGGCTGGCGCAGATACGGCGCATCAGACATTAAGAGCAGGCAACACTTGACGATCCGCAGGCTGGGAGCCCCCATGGCGAAGGAAATAGAAAACCCCTGCAACTCTGTCTGTCAATTGGACAGCGGCGTCTGCCGGGGTTGCGGCCGCACACGGGCGGAAATCAAAGCCTGGAAAGGAATGAAGCGGCCCGAGAAACAGACGTCGGCAAGAGCGGCGGGTCTGAGGCTGAAAAAACAGAAAACGAAGAATTGCTAAAGACCCAGCCCAGAACAACCTCTTTCAGTACCGGAACCACGCACGTTTAAGTTGATCAAGTAGTTACATTGTGTTATGTTATAACATAACAATTAAGGGGAAGTGACCGACTTTTGGGGTGCGCATTCCCTCAATGACTTGCTCCACACCCCCAGTCTTGCCAAACAGCGCAGAATGCAGGGAGTCAAACGATGACCGCGGATCTTCCCGATATCGCAAAAAACCAGGTGGGGCAGGGAGGTGCTCCGCTGGATTGGGTGGGGATGGAAAACATCAGCCTTCCTGTAGTGCTCAATGAAGCCAGTCAGGTGTCTTATACATCCGGCAGCGCATCGGTATTTGTAAATGTTCCATCGGGGCCGCTGGCTGTGAAAGGTATCCACATGTCGCGGCTTTACCAGCTACTCAATACCTCGTCGTCCAGTGCACTAACCCCGGGATTGCTTCGGAGCCTGTTGGCATCGGCCATTGCAAGCCATCAGGATTGTGGTTCCGAAAAGGCAAAAATCACTTACTCGTTCAACTTTCTGGCTCTGCGCGATGCGTTAGTCACTCCCGATAGTTCAGGATGGCAGAGTTACTTGGTCTCATTATCTGCTGAAAGAGATGACGATAGAAAGTGCGAGCAAATATGGCTATCGGTGAATATTACATACTCGTCAACTTGTCCGTGCTCAGCCGCACTGTCCCGGCAGGTTCTGCGGGATGCGTTCACCAACGATCACTTTGGAATGACACAGGTATCGGTGAATGATGTGGCTCTTTGGCTCGATCAAAATGGCAGCGTCGCAACACCCCACAGCCAACGGAGCATTGCCCGTGTATCCGTTCCGTTGGATATGGCGCGGCCAGATCGTCTTGGCCTCATCGATCTGATTGATCGTGCTGAAGCAGCG
This window encodes:
- a CDS encoding DUF1289 domain-containing protein, with protein sequence MAKEIENPCNSVCQLDSGVCRGCGRTRAEIKAWKGMKRPEKQTSARAAGLRLKKQKTKNC
- the folE2 gene encoding GTP cyclohydrolase FolE2, translated to MTADLPDIAKNQVGQGGAPLDWVGMENISLPVVLNEASQVSYTSGSASVFVNVPSGPLAVKGIHMSRLYQLLNTSSSSALTPGLLRSLLASAIASHQDCGSEKAKITYSFNFLALRDALVTPDSSGWQSYLVSLSAERDDDRKCEQIWLSVNITYSSTCPCSAALSRQVLRDAFTNDHFGMTQVSVNDVALWLDQNGSVATPHSQRSIARVSVPLDMARPDRLGLIDLIDRAEAALSTPVQTLVKRADEQAFARLNGANLMYVEDAVRRLSTALTPHYKEVGVKVRHLESLHAHDAVASISPARGGLAP